A portion of the Candidatus Pristimantibacillus lignocellulolyticus genome contains these proteins:
- a CDS encoding fatty acid desaturase, with product MNDPKQLQLKKSMSPYEKTKLSISIRQLCNTLIPVIALWYLTYLSLSVSYWLTLPLSIATGMFVVRTFIIFHDCTHGSFFKNKRANDIVGIITGVITHVPYQQWKNSHAIHHATSSNLDKRGVGDLWIMTVTEYEQSSTFQKLYYRIYRNPLVMFVLGPFVVFLLQYRFNRKGARRKERMNTYLMNFLIVGMYALLTWAVGWQALLLVQIPVFYVSGALGIWLFYVQHQFEDSYFEHNDEWSYVKAAVEGSSYYRLPKLLQWLTGNIGFHHVHHLSPKVPNYFLEKAHNETPPLHQATTIGIRESLLSLKVSLWDEENHRFVGFREAKKIMINNHRPTKQAS from the coding sequence ATGAATGATCCAAAGCAGCTTCAACTGAAGAAAAGCATGTCACCATATGAGAAAACGAAGTTGTCTATTAGTATCAGACAGCTATGCAACACATTAATTCCCGTCATTGCTCTATGGTACTTAACGTACCTAAGTTTAAGTGTATCCTATTGGCTTACGTTACCTCTAAGTATCGCTACTGGTATGTTCGTTGTTCGGACATTTATTATTTTTCATGATTGCACGCATGGCTCATTCTTCAAAAATAAGCGCGCTAATGACATTGTAGGGATTATTACGGGTGTGATTACTCATGTGCCTTATCAACAATGGAAGAACTCACATGCTATTCACCATGCAACAAGTAGTAATCTTGACAAACGTGGTGTAGGCGATCTGTGGATCATGACAGTAACAGAGTACGAACAATCATCTACTTTCCAAAAATTATATTATAGAATATATCGTAATCCGCTAGTTATGTTTGTGCTAGGACCATTTGTAGTCTTTCTGCTTCAATATCGCTTCAATCGTAAAGGTGCACGTCGGAAAGAAAGAATGAATACGTATTTGATGAACTTCTTGATCGTTGGTATGTATGCATTATTAACGTGGGCAGTTGGTTGGCAAGCACTATTACTTGTACAAATTCCTGTATTCTACGTTTCAGGTGCGTTAGGTATTTGGTTATTCTATGTGCAACATCAATTTGAAGATTCTTACTTTGAACATAATGATGAATGGAGTTATGTCAAAGCTGCAGTTGAGGGTAGCTCTTACTACCGTCTTCCTAAGTTGTTACAGTGGTTAACAGGAAATATTGGTTTCCACCATGTGCATCATCTTAGCCCGAAAGTTCCGAATTATTTCTTAGAAAAAGCTCATAACGAAACACCTCCATTGCATCAAGCAACAACGATCGGCATACGCGAAAGTTTATTATCATTAAAGGTTAGTTTATGGGATGAAGAAAATCATCGCTTTGTTGGTTTCCGCGAAGCAAAGAAAATAATGATCAATAATCATCGTCCGACTAAACAAGCAAGTTAA
- a CDS encoding aminopeptidase, which produces MSINRNEQLEKYAKLIVQIGVNVQPGQPVFITGAVEQANLVRSVANQAYEAGASNVHVEWTDDKLSRLKYTKAAEDVFSNYPQWETDKRMQFAEKRGAFISIVSDSPDNLSGVDSNRISAYQKASGTGLMEFRRAMQADKFSWTVVAAAGSEWAKKVFPKATSEQEAIDLLWKAIFAAVRLDAADPVQAWQEHNDTLHAKAIALNNYHFKKLHYRAPGTDLTIELSDKHLWVSAGSENEQGHTFMANMPTEEVFTVPLRNGTNGYVSSTKPLSYGGNVIDNFKITFEEGRIVKYEAEQGAEYLAKLVEIDEGSHYLGEVALVPHRSPISQSGVLFFNTLFDENASNHLAIGSGYAFNIDGGKTMTQEELAANGVNASITHNDFMIGSGDMDIDGIQKDGTVIPVFRKGEWAF; this is translated from the coding sequence ATGTCAATCAATAGAAATGAACAACTAGAAAAATATGCGAAATTAATTGTACAGATTGGAGTTAATGTACAACCGGGTCAACCCGTATTCATTACAGGCGCTGTAGAACAGGCAAACTTGGTTCGTTCAGTAGCTAATCAAGCTTATGAAGCAGGTGCATCTAATGTCCATGTGGAGTGGACAGACGACAAACTTTCACGTTTGAAATATACTAAGGCTGCTGAAGATGTATTCAGTAATTACCCACAGTGGGAAACAGATAAACGGATGCAATTCGCAGAAAAAAGAGGAGCATTCATTTCTATCGTATCAGATAGCCCAGATAACCTATCTGGTGTAGATTCCAATCGTATTTCAGCGTACCAAAAAGCTTCAGGTACTGGACTTATGGAATTCAGACGTGCGATGCAAGCTGATAAATTTAGTTGGACAGTCGTTGCAGCTGCAGGTAGCGAATGGGCGAAAAAAGTATTCCCTAAAGCAACTTCTGAGCAAGAGGCAATTGATCTACTATGGAAAGCGATCTTTGCAGCAGTACGTCTAGATGCAGCTGATCCAGTTCAAGCTTGGCAGGAGCATAACGATACGTTGCATGCCAAGGCAATAGCACTTAACAATTATCACTTCAAGAAATTACATTATAGAGCACCTGGAACTGATCTTACGATTGAGCTATCTGATAAACATCTCTGGGTATCTGCTGGTAGTGAGAACGAGCAAGGGCATACTTTCATGGCTAACATGCCAACAGAGGAAGTGTTTACTGTTCCACTCAGAAATGGTACGAATGGATATGTTTCTAGTACAAAACCTCTTAGCTATGGCGGTAACGTCATCGATAACTTCAAGATTACATTTGAAGAAGGACGTATTGTAAAATATGAAGCAGAGCAAGGTGCCGAATATTTAGCGAAATTAGTGGAAATTGATGAAGGTTCACATTATCTAGGTGAAGTTGCACTCGTGCCACATCGTTCACCGATTTCGCAATCAGGTGTATTATTCTTTAATACACTATTCGATGAAAATGCTTCAAATCATCTTGCGATCGGTAGCGGTTATGCTTTCAATATCGATGGTGGTAAAACAATGACGCAAGAAGAACTTGCAGCTAATGGCGTTAACGCAAGTATTACACATAATGACTTTATGATTGGATCCGGAGATATGGATATTGACGGTATTCAAAAAGATGGAACTGTGATCCCAGTATTCCGTAAAGGTGAATGGGCATTCTAG
- a CDS encoding exonuclease domain-containing protein codes for MDYIVLDIEFNGRKFASDLPMEVIEIGAVRLNEQLEVVDNFSAFIKPIYFSKLNNFIQKKTGIPQESIDTASRFPHVIGQFLSWLSSSSEVMFITWGGEDMKRIILDTRMHKLDDQYWMTTPYFDLLKGYTRLKGLTNDVSVEGALEQLAIEGSGQAHRALDDAIMTSHIFKAIYHDLDFERKQLFVDTYTNAKERRGIKNSIRLLRMQKLEPTWDNYVAKFIRERMESEDPRKIAEIKHYFEIEAVKPVKPKVEQNSNESNAASNTEEHRTEESSHSTTDISEAAVEPKL; via the coding sequence TTGGATTATATAGTACTTGATATTGAATTCAATGGACGTAAATTTGCCAGCGATCTTCCAATGGAAGTTATTGAGATCGGTGCTGTTCGCTTAAATGAGCAATTAGAAGTGGTTGATAATTTCTCTGCATTTATTAAACCTATCTATTTCTCCAAACTTAATAACTTCATCCAGAAGAAAACAGGTATCCCCCAAGAATCTATCGACACTGCAAGCCGATTCCCACATGTCATAGGTCAGTTTCTTTCTTGGTTATCTAGCTCCTCTGAAGTTATGTTTATTACTTGGGGCGGCGAGGATATGAAGCGAATCATACTTGATACACGTATGCATAAGCTTGATGATCAATACTGGATGACTACACCATACTTTGATCTATTAAAGGGATATACTAGGTTAAAAGGACTAACGAACGATGTTAGTGTAGAAGGTGCTCTAGAACAACTAGCTATCGAAGGTTCAGGTCAAGCGCATCGTGCATTAGACGACGCAATTATGACCTCACATATATTCAAAGCTATCTATCACGATTTAGACTTTGAGCGTAAGCAGTTGTTTGTAGATACGTATACTAATGCCAAGGAACGTCGTGGCATTAAAAATTCAATTCGATTGTTACGTATGCAAAAACTAGAGCCTACTTGGGATAACTATGTCGCTAAGTTTATTAGAGAGCGTATGGAAAGTGAAGATCCACGGAAAATAGCTGAAATTAAGCATTACTTTGAGATTGAAGCAGTAAAACCGGTTAAACCAAAGGTTGAACAAAATAGTAATGAAAGTAATGCTGCTAGTAATACTGAGGAACATCGCACCGAGGAGTCATCTCATTCTACTACTGATATTAGTGAAGCTGCTGTTGAACCAAAGCTATAA
- a CDS encoding sensor histidine kinase, translating to MNKWYQTFSRGTGLSPYIWLVFCILPFYFIFSNSDSIEMISGTVLIIAFFVCYVIAFLSKGWPIYVWTSFQIVISMIMTVNFSYVYFSIFLAFFIGNIKSKAGFYTLYIIHLISTFVTVNYGLAVQKTIFFTQFPFILISLVIVILLPFNTYNQKKQDQLEGELEHANKRISELVKLEERQRIARDLHDTVGQKLSLIGLKSDLAGKLLHKDVSRAESEIQDIRSTARIALKEVRELVTKMRGTRLEDEVYNVSQILAAAEIGYELRGDPKLQSTALLAENVLCMCMKEAVTNVVKHSQATHCYISIDTTADEVILTVHDDGIGMTFGQSDNRGNGLRGMKERLEFVNGSLNIDTTDQVGTTLKLSVPHAVRQPMKESIS from the coding sequence ATGAATAAATGGTATCAAACGTTTAGTAGAGGAACGGGTTTATCGCCATATATTTGGCTAGTATTCTGCATTCTACCGTTCTACTTTATATTTAGTAACTCGGATTCTATTGAAATGATATCTGGAACCGTACTTATTATTGCATTCTTTGTTTGTTATGTTATAGCGTTTCTATCTAAGGGTTGGCCAATATATGTATGGACAAGTTTTCAAATTGTCATCTCGATGATTATGACAGTCAATTTCAGTTACGTGTATTTTTCAATTTTTCTTGCTTTTTTTATTGGAAATATTAAAAGTAAAGCGGGTTTTTATACGTTGTATATCATTCATTTGATATCAACATTCGTGACAGTTAACTATGGTCTGGCTGTGCAGAAAACGATATTTTTCACACAATTCCCATTTATTCTTATCTCGCTTGTAATCGTAATTTTATTACCATTCAATACGTACAACCAGAAAAAGCAGGATCAATTAGAAGGCGAATTGGAACATGCCAATAAGCGAATATCGGAATTAGTTAAGCTAGAGGAGAGACAGCGTATTGCAAGAGATTTGCATGATACTGTCGGACAGAAGCTTTCACTCATTGGATTAAAAAGTGATCTAGCGGGTAAATTGTTGCATAAGGATGTATCTCGAGCGGAGAGTGAGATTCAAGATATTCGATCTACAGCAAGAATTGCATTGAAGGAAGTACGAGAGCTTGTGACGAAGATGCGAGGGACTAGACTAGAAGATGAAGTTTACAACGTAAGTCAAATTCTAGCGGCAGCGGAAATTGGTTATGAATTACGTGGTGACCCCAAGCTTCAATCGACTGCCTTGCTTGCTGAAAATGTTCTCTGTATGTGCATGAAGGAAGCTGTCACAAATGTAGTTAAACATAGTCAGGCAACTCATTGTTACATTTCTATTGATACTACTGCGGATGAAGTTATTCTTACCGTACATGACGATGGTATAGGTATGACATTTGGACAGTCAGATAATCGGGGTAATGGGTTAAGAGGTATGAAAGAACGACTAGAATTCGTGAATGGTTCACTAAATATTGACACGACAGATCAAGTAGGTACGACATTGAAATTGTCAGTTCCACATGCCGTTCGTCAACCTATGAAGGAGTCGATATCATGA
- a CDS encoding undecaprenyl-diphosphate phosphatase, which yields MSDWFEWLKYVLLGMIQGFTEPIPVSSSGHLMIAQQLMGMEQHGLSFEIMTNTASLIAIIFIYREMLARLVTNGFGYIKTKDAAYKPDFNFIMYIIIGSIPAGVIGVLFKDKIEEIFSSSIYTVAIALLVTGVALWLIRNLRGVKRDGDLSVKDALLVGLAQAVALIPGISRSGSTVIASIAVGMKQDTALRFSFMLYIPVSLGGLILGVSDIISDPELQALWFPYLLAFITTLFVTYFSMKWFMGIMEKGNLRYFSYYCFIVGTLILIFM from the coding sequence ATGTCAGATTGGTTTGAATGGTTAAAGTATGTATTATTAGGTATGATTCAAGGGTTTACAGAACCAATTCCAGTCTCATCGAGTGGACATCTTATGATAGCACAACAATTGATGGGTATGGAGCAACATGGGTTATCGTTTGAGATTATGACTAATACTGCATCGCTCATAGCTATTATATTCATTTATCGTGAAATGTTAGCAAGATTAGTTACAAATGGGTTTGGTTACATCAAGACGAAAGACGCTGCGTACAAACCAGATTTTAACTTTATTATGTACATTATTATTGGTTCGATACCAGCAGGCGTTATCGGCGTTCTATTCAAAGATAAAATAGAAGAAATATTCTCTTCCTCTATTTATACTGTAGCAATTGCATTGTTAGTAACTGGAGTTGCTTTATGGCTAATTCGCAATTTACGTGGAGTAAAGCGAGATGGTGATTTGTCAGTAAAAGATGCACTACTTGTTGGTCTTGCACAAGCTGTAGCGTTAATACCAGGTATTAGTCGTTCGGGTTCTACGGTAATTGCATCCATTGCGGTAGGTATGAAGCAGGACACTGCACTTCGTTTTTCATTTATGCTTTATATCCCAGTTAGTTTAGGTGGACTAATTTTAGGGGTTTCAGATATTATATCTGATCCAGAATTACAAGCACTTTGGTTCCCATATTTACTTGCATTTATTACAACATTGTTCGTAACGTATTTCTCTATGAAGTGGTTTATGGGGATTATGGAAAAAGGTAATTTGAGATACTTCTCTTATTATTGTTTCATCGTGGGTACATTGATTCTAATTTTCATGTAA
- a CDS encoding response regulator transcription factor yields MINIVIAEDQRMLLGALASLIDLEDDMSVVGKAANGQEALDYVKELQPDICIMDIEMPIKSGLEAAEELKGSNTKVIILTTFARAGYFERAIKAGVCGYLLKDSPSEELATSIRSVMDGKRIYDAELMDEAYSGVDNPLTEREQEVLGLVADGKNTKEIASELFLSTGTVRNYISTILDKLGVSNRIEAITRFKDKGWFK; encoded by the coding sequence ATGATAAATATTGTAATTGCTGAAGATCAGCGTATGCTGCTCGGAGCTTTGGCTTCGTTAATTGATTTGGAAGACGATATGTCTGTTGTAGGCAAAGCTGCTAATGGTCAAGAAGCTCTGGATTATGTTAAAGAGCTCCAACCTGATATATGTATTATGGATATAGAAATGCCGATCAAGAGTGGTCTTGAAGCGGCAGAAGAGTTAAAAGGTAGTAATACAAAAGTTATTATTCTTACCACTTTTGCTAGAGCTGGCTATTTTGAACGAGCAATTAAGGCAGGGGTATGTGGTTATTTGTTGAAAGATAGTCCATCAGAGGAATTAGCAACATCGATTCGTAGTGTAATGGATGGTAAACGAATTTATGATGCTGAATTAATGGATGAAGCTTATAGTGGTGTAGACAACCCATTGACGGAACGTGAGCAAGAAGTGTTAGGATTAGTTGCCGATGGAAAAAATACAAAAGAAATTGCAAGCGAGCTTTTTCTATCAACGGGAACAGTCCGTAATTATATCTCGACCATTCTTGATAAGCTGGGTGTGAGCAATCGTATTGAAGCTATTACTCGCTTCAAAGACAAGGGCTGGTTCAAGTAA
- a CDS encoding ABC transporter ATP-binding protein yields the protein MNIKVANLTKRYRNHNVLDGLSFEMKGPAIVGLLGHNGAGKTSFLNILSGLVAPSEGSISVDGQSVFDHGELMKNICIIGETGNFPPHVTVAQVMKLNQYFYPNWNNELAEDLLVQFSLKKKMKVKTMSKGMVSALGIITGIASEAPITIFDEPYIGMDAAGRQLFYNLLIEEFSNNPRLIILSTHLVDEASDLFEDVYIMHEGKLILQQSYEELQSRVFKVKGKLEDVEQYIAGQPVIHRSQFMKEHIAVIMSDGNEQLHSGLKREAVKLQELLILLSKNQRREQIQ from the coding sequence ATGAATATAAAGGTTGCTAATCTAACAAAACGGTATCGAAATCATAATGTACTTGATGGGTTGAGTTTTGAGATGAAGGGACCTGCAATCGTTGGACTTCTTGGTCATAATGGAGCAGGTAAGACAAGTTTTCTTAATATTTTGTCAGGATTAGTAGCACCAAGTGAAGGAAGTATTAGCGTTGATGGACAGTCTGTGTTTGACCATGGAGAGCTAATGAAAAACATATGTATTATTGGTGAAACAGGGAACTTTCCACCGCATGTTACTGTAGCTCAAGTGATGAAATTGAATCAATACTTCTATCCAAATTGGAATAATGAGCTTGCTGAAGATTTGCTTGTACAGTTTTCATTGAAGAAGAAAATGAAAGTGAAAACGATGTCTAAAGGAATGGTATCAGCGCTAGGAATAATTACAGGCATTGCAAGTGAAGCTCCAATTACCATTTTTGATGAACCTTATATTGGTATGGATGCGGCAGGTCGCCAATTATTTTATAATTTGTTAATTGAGGAGTTTTCTAATAATCCTCGCTTAATTATTTTATCAACACATCTAGTAGATGAAGCAAGTGATTTATTCGAGGATGTCTACATTATGCATGAAGGTAAGCTGATATTACAGCAGTCTTATGAGGAACTTCAATCTCGTGTATTCAAGGTCAAAGGAAAGTTAGAGGATGTTGAGCAATATATTGCTGGACAACCAGTGATCCATCGTAGTCAATTTATGAAAGAACATATCGCAGTAATTATGAGTGATGGTAATGAACAGCTACATTCAGGGTTGAAGCGGGAAGCAGTTAAGTTACAAGAACTACTAATTCTATTAAGTAAAAACCAACGGAGGGAGCAAATTCAATGA
- a CDS encoding multidrug effflux MFS transporter, producing MASITEAQSLSKSKRLGIATILGSLSALGPLSIDMYLPAFPQIAEEFNTSASLTQVSLTACLIGLAVGQLVIGPISDVKGRRKPLLIGMLLYAIVSIICMFSTSIWAFIGLRFVQGLAGAAGLVISRASVRDLYSGPELIRFMATLMIINGVAPILAPIIGGEVLNYTSWKGVFGLLSVFGIIMLIGIYYSLGETLPEDRRSRGGLLNTLRTFGSLLKDKSFIGYVLMQGFVMASMFAYISGSSFVLQGIYEMSVREYSIMFGINGLGIVIAGQCAGRLAHKFAPKSMIVTGLSMSGFGSILLLLAVFANLPLAFVVVGLFFVVSSVGLINTTATSLALEKQGERAGSASAMLGTTSFLFGGIVAPIVGLGGEGTAVPMVVTIAIMVSCAWVFYKFSQKYA from the coding sequence ATGGCAAGCATAACAGAAGCTCAATCGCTTTCGAAGTCGAAGCGACTGGGAATTGCAACAATTTTAGGTTCCTTATCAGCGCTCGGCCCGCTATCTATTGATATGTATTTACCTGCATTTCCGCAAATAGCTGAAGAGTTTAATACTTCCGCTTCTTTAACTCAAGTAAGTTTAACTGCTTGTCTTATTGGATTGGCTGTTGGACAGCTCGTTATTGGCCCAATAAGTGATGTAAAAGGCAGACGCAAGCCATTGTTAATTGGAATGCTATTGTACGCTATTGTGTCTATTATTTGCATGTTTTCAACATCGATTTGGGCATTTATTGGTTTAAGATTTGTACAAGGACTGGCTGGAGCAGCAGGTTTAGTAATATCTCGAGCAAGTGTACGTGATCTATATTCTGGCCCTGAATTAATCCGATTCATGGCGACGTTGATGATTATTAATGGAGTCGCACCGATCTTAGCACCAATTATTGGTGGAGAGGTTCTGAATTATACCTCTTGGAAAGGTGTTTTTGGATTATTATCTGTCTTCGGAATTATTATGTTAATTGGGATCTATTATTCATTAGGTGAGACATTACCAGAAGATCGTCGTTCACGTGGCGGTCTCCTAAATACATTACGAACGTTTGGGTCATTGCTGAAAGATAAAAGTTTTATCGGCTATGTACTGATGCAAGGGTTTGTTATGGCATCAATGTTTGCTTATATATCAGGATCTTCATTCGTGCTTCAGGGGATATATGAAATGTCTGTTCGGGAATATAGTATTATGTTTGGGATTAATGGTCTAGGAATCGTTATTGCAGGACAATGTGCAGGGAGACTTGCTCATAAGTTTGCACCAAAAAGTATGATTGTAACAGGACTATCGATGAGTGGATTTGGTTCAATATTATTACTACTTGCTGTGTTTGCCAACCTACCACTTGCTTTCGTTGTTGTGGGCTTGTTCTTCGTTGTTTCCAGTGTCGGACTAATTAATACGACTGCAACATCATTAGCGCTAGAGAAGCAGGGAGAACGGGCAGGAAGTGCTTCTGCGATGCTAGGAACTACTTCATTTTTATTCGGAGGAATTGTTGCACCGATTGTAGGTCTTGGTGGAGAAGGAACTGCTGTACCTATGGTAGTAACGATAGCTATTATGGTTTCTTGTGCATGGGTATTTTATAAATTTTCTCAAAAATATGCATAG
- a CDS encoding GntR family transcriptional regulator produces MNNYLDGEKPIFQQIKEQIEDAILDGHMGPEERIPSINEFAKEYQINPATANKGVNELVDRGIIYKKRGVGMFVSSNAKQLLIEERKENFEVSFIQPLINEAERLGITIEQLMTMIGRNN; encoded by the coding sequence GTGAACAATTATTTAGATGGAGAAAAGCCAATATTTCAACAGATTAAGGAACAAATTGAGGACGCTATACTCGATGGACATATGGGACCAGAAGAACGAATACCGTCCATTAATGAATTTGCTAAAGAATATCAGATCAACCCTGCTACAGCTAATAAAGGGGTTAACGAACTAGTAGATCGCGGGATCATTTATAAAAAGAGAGGTGTAGGAATGTTTGTGAGTTCGAATGCAAAGCAACTCCTTATTGAAGAGAGAAAAGAAAATTTTGAGGTGAGCTTTATTCAGCCTTTAATTAATGAAGCTGAGCGACTTGGAATTACTATAGAGCAATTAATGACAATGATTGGGAGGAACAATTAA
- the fumC gene encoding class II fumarate hydratase, which translates to MEYRIEKDTMGEIQVPADKLWGAQTQRSLQNFKISGEKMPLEVVYAMAIVKKASALANERLGVIDKEKATVIGEAVDEILAGKWDEQFPLVVWQTGSGTQTNMNVNEVVAYRANQILAERGSELRIHPNDDVNRSQSSNDTFPAAMHIAGVIAVEDRLLPAIDVLNATLVEKMKKFDNLVKIGRTHLQDATPITLGQEISGWSAMLEKSREMIEYSVNSMRELALGGTAVGTGLNAHPDYAVTVAEEVTKLTGKAFITASNKFHSLTSHDQMVFTHGAMKALAADLMKIANDVRWLASGPRSGIGEITIPENEPGSSIMPGKVNPTQSEALTMAVCQIIGNDTAIGMAASQGNFELNVFKPVIFYNFQQSLALLADTMISFNDNCAVGIEPNEAVITRNLEQSLMLVTALNPYIGYENAAKIAKNAHKKGITLKESAIESGLLTSEQFDEYVRPEKMIGRK; encoded by the coding sequence ATGGAATACCGTATTGAGAAGGACACTATGGGTGAGATTCAAGTACCTGCTGATAAGTTATGGGGTGCTCAAACACAAAGAAGCTTGCAGAACTTCAAAATTAGTGGTGAAAAAATGCCACTTGAGGTTGTCTATGCAATGGCAATTGTGAAAAAAGCTTCTGCATTAGCGAATGAACGTTTAGGTGTAATAGATAAAGAAAAAGCTACTGTTATAGGTGAAGCGGTCGATGAGATTTTGGCAGGGAAATGGGACGAGCAATTCCCGCTTGTCGTATGGCAAACAGGTAGTGGTACGCAAACTAACATGAATGTGAATGAAGTTGTAGCTTATCGTGCGAATCAAATTCTTGCTGAGAGAGGTAGTGAGCTTCGTATTCATCCTAACGATGATGTTAACCGTTCTCAAAGTTCAAACGATACATTCCCTGCAGCTATGCATATCGCTGGCGTTATTGCCGTTGAAGATCGTCTATTGCCAGCTATCGATGTACTTAATGCAACGTTAGTCGAGAAGATGAAAAAATTCGATAATCTAGTGAAAATTGGTCGTACGCACTTACAAGATGCAACACCAATTACATTGGGTCAAGAAATTAGTGGTTGGTCAGCTATGCTTGAGAAATCTCGTGAGATGATCGAATATAGTGTAAATAGTATGCGTGAGCTAGCACTTGGTGGTACAGCAGTTGGAACAGGCTTAAATGCACATCCAGACTATGCAGTTACTGTTGCTGAAGAAGTAACGAAGCTAACTGGTAAAGCATTTATTACAGCAAGTAATAAGTTCCATTCGCTAACAAGCCATGATCAAATGGTCTTTACGCATGGTGCGATGAAAGCATTAGCTGCTGATCTAATGAAAATTGCCAACGATGTAAGATGGTTAGCTAGTGGTCCTCGTAGCGGTATTGGCGAGATTACTATTCCTGAAAATGAGCCTGGTAGCTCTATTATGCCAGGTAAAGTTAACCCAACGCAAAGCGAAGCTTTGACGATGGCTGTATGTCAAATTATTGGTAACGATACTGCTATTGGTATGGCAGCAAGCCAAGGAAACTTTGAACTTAACGTATTCAAACCAGTCATTTTCTATAACTTCCAGCAATCATTAGCATTGCTTGCGGATACGATGATTTCCTTCAATGATAACTGTGCAGTTGGTATTGAACCCAACGAAGCGGTAATTACGCGTAATCTTGAGCAATCATTGATGTTAGTTACTGCTCTTAACCCGTATATCGGATATGAAAATGCGGCGAAAATTGCAAAGAACGCGCATAAAAAAGGAATCACATTGAAAGAATCTGCGATTGAAAGTGGCTTGTTAACTTCTGAGCAGTTCGATGAATATGTTCGTCCTGAGAAAATGATCGGTAGAAAATAA